One part of the Bacillus sp. FJAT-27916 genome encodes these proteins:
- the dacB gene encoding D-alanyl-D-alanine carboxypeptidase/D-alanyl-D-alanine endopeptidase, with translation MSRSKKSLFVIWMVVLLGILPLAQYTEHQEAHAGPQSELGTKISKVLSHEDLKGAVTGISVREAKTGKIIYQKNGDTRLRPASSLKLVTSAAALKLLGGNYRFKTEVYTDKKAVNGVLTGNLYLKGYGDPTLTTADLDKLSKQLKKKGIRKVKGNLVADDSWYDSTRLSLDLPWSDEQEYYGAQISGLTVSPDNDYDAGTVIIQVAPAAKEGKAPSIKVLPKTSHIKLSNKAKTGKADSKKTIKVTRKHGTNQLSITGSIPKNSSASKYWIAVENPTGYTLELFKRSLAKEGIKTAGKMTAGKVRTGAVKLASDQSAPLKEVVKPYLKLSNNTISEVLVKELGRVKGKGGSWEHGLSVIEKQYNSLGINHNNILMRDGSGVSHVNLITPNTLSNVLYKAQSASWYKIYLNSLPVAGNSDRSVGGTLRNRMKGTPAEGKVMAKTGSISTVSSLSGYVKGNAGNKYTFSIIINNAIEEDHLKTIEDQIAVILASE, from the coding sequence ATGTCGAGAAGCAAGAAATCGCTGTTTGTGATATGGATGGTTGTCCTCTTAGGTATATTACCGCTGGCGCAGTACACCGAACATCAAGAAGCCCATGCAGGTCCCCAATCAGAACTTGGGACAAAAATATCGAAAGTATTAAGTCATGAGGATCTAAAAGGAGCTGTGACAGGAATCAGCGTGAGGGAGGCTAAGACAGGGAAGATTATTTACCAAAAGAACGGGGATACCAGATTGCGGCCTGCTTCAAGTCTTAAGCTTGTGACGAGCGCGGCAGCCTTAAAGCTTCTTGGAGGAAATTATCGTTTTAAGACAGAAGTTTATACGGACAAAAAAGCAGTTAATGGGGTTCTGACGGGTAATTTATATTTAAAGGGGTATGGCGACCCTACTCTTACGACAGCTGATTTAGACAAACTAAGCAAGCAGCTGAAGAAAAAAGGTATACGCAAGGTGAAGGGGAATCTAGTTGCTGATGACAGCTGGTACGACAGCACGAGACTTTCTCTTGACTTGCCTTGGAGCGATGAACAGGAATATTATGGAGCACAAATATCAGGATTGACCGTATCCCCAGACAATGATTATGATGCTGGAACGGTCATCATTCAGGTCGCACCAGCAGCCAAAGAAGGGAAAGCGCCGAGCATAAAGGTATTGCCAAAAACAAGCCATATCAAGCTATCTAATAAGGCTAAGACAGGGAAGGCTGACAGCAAGAAAACGATCAAAGTAACGCGTAAGCATGGAACAAACCAATTATCTATAACGGGCAGTATTCCGAAGAACAGCTCTGCCTCTAAATATTGGATAGCCGTTGAAAATCCAACAGGTTATACCTTAGAGCTATTTAAGCGTTCCCTTGCGAAAGAAGGCATCAAGACTGCTGGTAAAATGACTGCAGGGAAGGTACGTACAGGTGCAGTAAAGCTCGCATCAGACCAATCAGCTCCTTTAAAAGAAGTCGTGAAACCATATTTAAAACTAAGCAATAACACGATTTCCGAAGTCCTCGTGAAGGAATTAGGCCGCGTAAAGGGCAAGGGAGGAAGCTGGGAGCACGGGCTCTCTGTTATTGAAAAACAGTACAATTCCCTTGGAATTAACCATAATAATATCCTCATGAGGGATGGGTCTGGTGTGTCGCATGTGAACCTCATCACGCCAAATACACTGAGCAATGTCCTCTATAAAGCTCAGTCTGCTTCTTGGTATAAAATTTATCTTAATTCCTTGCCTGTTGCTGGAAACAGTGACCGTTCTGTCGGAGGAACGCTGCGTAATCGAATGAAAGGAACACCTGCTGAAGGCAAGGTCATGGCAAAGACCGGTTCCATTTCTACCGTAAGCTCGCTTTCAGGGTATGTGAAAGGCAATGCAGGGAATAAATATACCTTCTCCATTATCATCAATAATGCGATAGAAGAGGATCATCTGAAAACCATTGAGGATCAGATTGCTGTCATTCTCGCAAGCGAGTGA
- a CDS encoding polysaccharide deacetylase family protein, with product MGKKLLLLWFVLFFILIQEPRVYASIKPREEYEKTGRVIWETNTKEKLVAITFDDGPHEVFTPQILDLLAKYDAKATFFVTGKNALLYPKVLKREADEGHEIGNHTFHHFSSRRMSSLQLSMELDKTDKAIEKIIGRKPTLYRPVEGVYNDTIIETALKKGFDVILWSWDQDALDWRNPKAAKIVDHVQKGLSPGDIIILHDWNRNRSSETVKAMEPILKLLKDNGYKSVTISELMYRTKKPLPSILDPLPNFP from the coding sequence ATGGGCAAGAAACTTCTTCTATTATGGTTCGTACTCTTCTTCATTCTCATTCAGGAACCACGGGTATATGCATCAATAAAACCCAGGGAGGAATATGAGAAGACAGGGCGTGTCATATGGGAGACGAATACAAAGGAAAAATTAGTAGCCATCACATTTGATGATGGGCCTCATGAGGTTTTCACACCGCAAATCCTTGATTTGCTTGCAAAGTACGATGCAAAAGCCACATTCTTTGTTACAGGTAAAAACGCTTTGTTATATCCAAAGGTATTAAAAAGAGAAGCAGATGAAGGACATGAAATCGGCAATCATACCTTTCACCACTTCTCAAGCAGGCGCATGAGTTCCCTTCAATTATCGATGGAGCTTGATAAGACGGATAAAGCAATTGAAAAAATCATCGGCAGGAAACCGACCCTTTATCGGCCTGTTGAGGGGGTTTATAATGATACGATTATCGAAACCGCTCTCAAAAAAGGCTTTGATGTGATTTTATGGTCATGGGACCAAGATGCACTTGATTGGAGAAATCCAAAGGCAGCTAAAATCGTCGATCATGTTCAGAAGGGGTTAAGCCCTGGTGATATCATTATTCTGCATGATTGGAACAGGAATCGTTCTTCAGAGACGGTTAAGGCAATGGAGCCTATCTTAAAACTATTGAAGGATAACGGGTACAAAAGTGTCACCATCTCTGAATTGATGTACCGAACAAAAAAGCCTCTCCCTAGCATACTGGACCCTCTTCCTAACTTCCCATAA
- a CDS encoding Arc family DNA-binding protein, translated as MTKRKAYPLRIDPKLYDALEKWAEDELRSVNAQIEIILKDAVKKAGRLKNEDHKQ; from the coding sequence ATGACAAAAAGAAAAGCTTATCCGCTTAGGATTGACCCCAAGCTTTATGACGCATTAGAAAAATGGGCAGAAGACGAATTGCGAAGCGTAAATGCACAAATCGAAATCATACTAAAGGATGCGGTTAAGAAAGCTGGAAGGCTGAAAAATGAAGATCATAAGCAATAG
- a CDS encoding SPFH domain-containing protein: MAEKKAFKINGYLGILIGAILVGMGIYLFIMSGGAGLGLVIPVILVILAALIFSGVTIVQPNEAKVLTLFGTYVGVIREQGLWVALPLTMKSSVSLRVINFNSDKLKVNDLEGNPIEIAAVVVYKVQDSAKATFDVKDYKEFVQIQSETGIRHIASQYAYDHFGHESEMSLRKNSDEIAVFLSEDLQKRLSVAGVEVLEARIMHLAYSSEIASAMLQRQQAQAVLSARKVIVDGAVGLVQSTIHQLADSGVVELDEDRKAQMVNNLMVAIVSDKGSQPIINTGSIH; the protein is encoded by the coding sequence ATGGCCGAGAAAAAGGCATTCAAAATCAATGGATACTTAGGTATCCTCATTGGAGCGATATTAGTTGGAATGGGGATTTACCTGTTTATCATGTCTGGTGGAGCAGGGCTGGGACTTGTTATTCCTGTTATCCTCGTCATTCTAGCTGCCTTGATTTTTTCTGGAGTAACCATTGTCCAGCCAAATGAGGCAAAGGTACTGACACTGTTTGGTACGTATGTCGGTGTTATTCGGGAGCAAGGCCTTTGGGTAGCGCTGCCGCTAACGATGAAATCAAGCGTATCATTACGGGTGATTAACTTTAACAGCGACAAGCTTAAGGTCAATGATTTAGAAGGAAATCCAATTGAAATTGCGGCTGTTGTCGTTTATAAGGTACAAGATAGCGCAAAGGCCACCTTTGATGTAAAGGATTATAAAGAATTTGTTCAGATTCAAAGTGAAACGGGCATTCGTCATATCGCAAGCCAGTATGCTTATGATCATTTTGGCCATGAATCGGAAATGTCCTTACGGAAGAACAGTGATGAGATTGCTGTTTTCTTATCAGAGGATTTACAAAAACGTTTGTCTGTAGCGGGGGTAGAAGTTCTTGAGGCCCGTATTATGCATCTAGCCTATTCTTCGGAAATCGCTTCAGCCATGCTGCAAAGACAGCAGGCACAAGCAGTCCTATCTGCACGGAAGGTTATCGTGGACGGGGCAGTCGGGTTAGTCCAAAGCACGATCCATCAGTTGGCGGACTCTGGGGTTGTCGAACTGGATGAGGATCGGAAGGCACAAATGGTCAACAACTTAATGGTGGCGATTGTGTCTGATAAGGGATCGCAGCCGATTATTAATACAGGCAGCATCCATTAA
- a CDS encoding D-serine ammonia-lyase, whose amino-acid sequence MKKIHGKTKDEWLKELPILQDISERKECYWVNHPNPPLHLDCSKIDEAEERLNRFAPYLAHKFPETKAQSGLIESPLVRVQHMQDRLEQLHNQAIAGKLFLKCDHALAISGSVKARGGIYEVLKLAEQLAVQQGLLKITDDYRKIDSSIFRSFYSRYTIIVGSTGNLGLSIGLIGRTLGFQVNVHMSSDAKQWKKDLLRKRGVNVVEHGSDYGEAVKQGRMEAEKSPLCHFIDDEKSADLFFGYATAARRLKNQLKDLGVQIDEKHPLFVYLPCGVGGAPGGIAYGLRQEFGKHVHLTFAEPVESPCFLLGMATKLYSSVSVHDFGLTNRTAADGLAVGRPSELSSQYMINCLNASFTVSDTRIYRYLAELMDTEGIYAEPSALTGFYGPLLSSKEYDLPETAVLIIWSTGGNMVPLEVREADYQTGKGVLLNP is encoded by the coding sequence ATGAAAAAAATTCATGGCAAAACGAAGGATGAATGGCTGAAGGAACTGCCTATCTTGCAGGATATTTCGGAAAGAAAAGAATGTTACTGGGTGAACCATCCTAATCCACCTCTTCATTTAGATTGTTCGAAAATCGATGAGGCTGAAGAACGCTTAAATCGCTTTGCCCCCTATCTTGCCCATAAATTCCCGGAGACAAAAGCACAATCAGGTTTGATTGAGTCACCCTTAGTAAGGGTACAACATATGCAAGACCGTCTCGAACAGCTCCATAACCAAGCCATTGCAGGCAAGCTTTTTCTCAAATGCGACCATGCTCTCGCCATATCAGGTTCGGTGAAGGCTAGAGGCGGGATTTATGAGGTGTTGAAACTCGCAGAACAGTTGGCTGTACAGCAAGGGCTCCTAAAGATAACAGATGATTACCGCAAGATCGATTCATCTATTTTCCGGTCCTTCTATTCCCGCTATACGATTATCGTTGGCTCTACCGGAAATCTTGGTTTGAGTATTGGCTTAATAGGCCGCACACTCGGTTTCCAGGTCAATGTCCACATGTCCTCTGATGCAAAACAATGGAAAAAGGATTTACTCAGAAAACGTGGGGTAAATGTCGTTGAACATGGATCAGATTACGGGGAAGCCGTCAAACAAGGGAGAATGGAAGCTGAGAAATCCCCCCTCTGTCATTTCATTGATGATGAGAAATCTGCCGACCTTTTCTTTGGGTATGCAACAGCAGCCCGCCGGCTCAAAAATCAATTGAAGGATCTAGGTGTACAAATTGATGAGAAACATCCCCTTTTTGTCTATCTTCCATGCGGAGTTGGAGGGGCACCAGGCGGGATTGCCTATGGATTAAGGCAGGAATTCGGGAAACACGTCCATCTGACCTTTGCTGAACCTGTTGAGTCTCCCTGCTTTCTGCTTGGGATGGCCACAAAGCTTTATAGCTCAGTATCTGTTCATGATTTTGGCCTTACAAACCGGACTGCAGCTGATGGTCTAGCGGTCGGGAGGCCATCTGAATTATCCAGCCAATATATGATTAATTGCTTAAACGCTTCCTTTACAGTATCAGACACCCGTATTTACCGTTACCTTGCAGAGCTGATGGATACAGAAGGCATATATGCCGAACCGTCTGCACTGACTGGATTTTACGGACCATTATTATCTTCAAAGGAATATGACCTGCCAGAAACAGCTGTCCTTATCATCTGGTCTACAGGCGGAAACATGGTTCCACTAGAGGTGCGGGAAGCAGACTATCAAACCGGTAAGGGGGTCCTTTTGAATCCTTAG
- a CDS encoding FMN-binding glutamate synthase family protein: protein MERWAYFFVLLVGILVSILLISLMVVGIASCIKWNRDRKQQQHAILRNFPFLARARYVSEQVSPQLKQYFFEGDLTGKPYSHHDYVAIVKTAKYAKSVVALGSKRDFDKPGFYIRNAFFPRLLKDMGADQTPLIHSKKYIIDEETLLSRKEHMVETDLKPWLYEDEDAVIIGADTCRKPFHLKSPVGMSAMSYGGLGKNAIKALSFGVHDARAFMNTGEGGISPYHLEGGADLICQIGPGKFGFRDKEGNFSWDELLEKSKLDQVKAFELKLGQGAKIRGGHIEGVKVTPEIAKIRNVEPYKTIDSPNCFEEFDSFDSMLDFIERVREVSGKPVGIKMVIGAEETFEEFASYMKKSGRYPDFLSIDGAEGGSGATYKAMSDSVGLPIVPSIMIANRLLKQYGIRNKMKIIASGKLFSADRIALVLSLGADAVQVARGLMIAVGCILAEKCHTNQCPVGVATTDPKLQKALVVDEKRYRVTNYLVGLREELFMLAASAHLKSPRYFGEEDIVFVDEHYQVKNLKDIQSEPGWEELVTK, encoded by the coding sequence ATGGAAAGATGGGCTTACTTTTTCGTCCTGTTGGTGGGAATCCTTGTGTCTATCCTCTTGATTAGCTTGATGGTGGTCGGAATAGCCTCCTGCATCAAGTGGAACCGTGACAGGAAACAGCAGCAGCATGCCATCCTTCGTAATTTTCCTTTCTTGGCTAGGGCACGCTACGTATCTGAACAGGTCAGTCCGCAATTGAAGCAATACTTCTTTGAGGGGGATTTGACAGGGAAACCATATTCTCATCACGATTATGTAGCAATCGTCAAGACGGCGAAATATGCGAAATCTGTTGTCGCGTTAGGGAGCAAACGGGATTTTGACAAGCCTGGATTCTATATTCGTAATGCGTTTTTTCCAAGGCTTTTGAAGGATATGGGGGCAGATCAAACACCGCTCATCCATTCAAAGAAATACATAATTGATGAGGAGACCCTTCTATCAAGGAAGGAGCATATGGTAGAAACCGATTTGAAGCCTTGGCTTTATGAGGATGAAGATGCTGTTATCATTGGGGCTGATACTTGCCGCAAGCCGTTTCATTTGAAGAGTCCTGTAGGGATGAGCGCAATGAGCTATGGAGGACTAGGCAAGAATGCCATCAAGGCTCTGTCATTTGGCGTTCACGATGCACGAGCGTTTATGAATACCGGCGAAGGTGGAATCTCTCCCTACCATCTGGAGGGAGGAGCAGATTTAATCTGTCAAATAGGTCCTGGTAAATTTGGCTTTAGGGATAAGGAAGGAAATTTCTCTTGGGATGAGCTCTTGGAGAAATCCAAGCTGGATCAGGTAAAGGCATTTGAATTGAAATTAGGCCAGGGGGCAAAAATACGCGGGGGCCATATTGAGGGAGTCAAAGTTACTCCGGAGATTGCGAAGATACGAAATGTCGAGCCCTATAAGACGATTGATTCCCCAAATTGCTTTGAGGAGTTTGACAGCTTTGACTCTATGCTGGATTTCATAGAAAGAGTCAGGGAGGTTTCCGGTAAACCGGTTGGAATCAAAATGGTTATCGGTGCAGAAGAAACGTTTGAAGAATTTGCATCTTATATGAAAAAGAGTGGGCGTTATCCTGATTTCTTATCCATTGACGGTGCTGAGGGAGGTTCAGGAGCAACCTATAAGGCTATGTCCGATTCAGTCGGACTTCCGATTGTCCCATCTATTATGATTGCCAATCGTCTATTGAAGCAATACGGAATCAGGAACAAGATGAAGATAATCGCCAGCGGTAAGCTCTTCTCTGCTGACCGGATTGCATTGGTTCTATCTCTCGGCGCTGATGCCGTGCAGGTGGCCCGCGGATTGATGATTGCCGTAGGATGCATTCTCGCTGAAAAATGTCATACAAATCAGTGTCCAGTAGGTGTGGCTACGACAGATCCTAAGCTGCAAAAAGCCCTTGTCGTTGATGAAAAAAGGTATCGGGTAACCAATTATCTTGTTGGTCTTCGGGAGGAATTATTCATGCTGGCCGCCTCTGCTCATTTGAAGAGCCCGCGTTATTTCGGTGAAGAGGACATCGTGTTTGTAGATGAGCACTATCAGGTGAAGAATCTGAAGGACATCCAATCTGAACCAGGATGGGAAGAGCTTGTAACAAAATAA
- a CDS encoding DUF3900 domain-containing protein, translating into MEFEIRFLSFFVIETENKEQPTAKLYQTLDTAEYEESALKDFLDGEFKKIVKRKVERHPNSEQVPTKLGHFIIEPGHALDSNPNYNAFNRTRYAESKEEFQSCSEEFVHSYLDTSAVRGGVFLLASAVPRKFFEHRFLFIMKCDFEPKVASISDEKTLIRNVEMAITTKNMKSILYPHMPEEGMIEENELKIHQSSHARYFEDFLKFVEYGESKQEIMKNHVMEMVQEHIGEVYEPESEERRQFEEAIEIWAESPKRELQEKLSTEQVVEAAAQLVEREPEVELKMKLDSTSIKGLLADFGETIHLAKINNRYVLVIEADTILFEKGFSPIEFHKPDDLHQVIEKISRKTYEANTF; encoded by the coding sequence ATGGAATTTGAGATACGTTTTTTATCCTTTTTCGTAATTGAAACTGAAAATAAAGAGCAGCCGACAGCCAAGCTTTATCAAACACTTGACACAGCTGAATACGAAGAAAGCGCTCTGAAAGATTTCCTTGACGGGGAATTTAAGAAAATCGTCAAAAGAAAGGTGGAGCGCCACCCGAATTCCGAACAAGTTCCGACCAAGCTTGGGCATTTTATTATCGAGCCAGGCCATGCGCTCGATTCAAACCCGAATTATAACGCCTTTAACCGAACCCGCTATGCCGAAAGCAAAGAGGAGTTCCAAAGCTGCAGTGAGGAGTTTGTTCATTCTTATTTGGACACGAGCGCTGTGCGAGGAGGCGTCTTCCTCCTAGCATCAGCAGTGCCTCGGAAATTCTTTGAGCATCGTTTCCTCTTCATCATGAAATGTGATTTCGAGCCGAAGGTTGCCTCCATCTCTGATGAGAAAACATTGATTCGCAATGTTGAAATGGCCATTACGACCAAGAATATGAAATCCATCCTCTATCCGCATATGCCTGAGGAAGGAATGATTGAGGAAAACGAGCTGAAAATCCACCAATCCTCCCATGCCCGTTACTTTGAGGACTTTTTGAAATTCGTCGAATATGGGGAGTCCAAGCAGGAAATCATGAAGAATCATGTAATGGAAATGGTACAAGAGCATATTGGAGAGGTATATGAACCTGAAAGCGAGGAAAGACGCCAGTTCGAGGAGGCCATTGAGATTTGGGCTGAGAGCCCGAAGCGGGAGCTGCAAGAAAAGCTGTCAACAGAGCAGGTCGTCGAAGCAGCAGCCCAATTAGTTGAGCGGGAACCGGAAGTTGAGCTGAAGATGAAGCTCGACAGCACAAGTATCAAGGGCCTCCTCGCTGATTTCGGAGAGACCATCCATTTAGCGAAAATCAATAACCGCTATGTCCTGGTCATTGAGGCTGACACCATTCTGTTTGAGAAAGGCTTCTCCCCTATTGAGTTCCATAAGCCGGATGATCTCCATCAGGTGATTGAGAAAATCAGCCGAAAAACATATGAAGCGAATACGTTTTAA
- a CDS encoding GNAT family N-acetyltransferase yields the protein MTIMTETIMELISVEQWEEAYPIITQLRTNLDKHSYFELMDEMRKDGYRLFAFYRGEEMAAVIGISVRVNFYNKRHVMVHDLVTNEEERSQGIGEKLLAFIHDWARENGAKYVALESALPRTDAHRFYEEKLDYDKWSYSFRKEL from the coding sequence ATGACGATTATGACAGAAACAATAATGGAGCTCATTTCAGTAGAGCAATGGGAAGAGGCCTATCCAATCATCACGCAATTGCGTACGAATCTAGATAAGCATTCCTATTTTGAATTAATGGATGAGATGAGAAAGGATGGCTATCGCTTATTCGCTTTTTATCGAGGTGAAGAGATGGCTGCAGTCATTGGCATAAGCGTACGTGTGAATTTCTATAATAAGCGTCATGTGATGGTGCATGATTTGGTAACAAACGAAGAGGAACGCTCCCAGGGCATTGGAGAGAAGCTTCTCGCTTTTATCCATGATTGGGCGAGAGAAAATGGTGCGAAGTATGTTGCACTTGAATCAGCCCTGCCACGAACAGATGCCCACCGGTTTTATGAAGAGAAGCTAGATTATGATAAATGGAGTTATTCCTTCAGGAAAGAATTGTAA
- a CDS encoding DUF3021 domain-containing protein, translating to MKTFIYRSLIGVFFGGFLHVLIISLGILLSQAETINADLFLKNALGVIICAWFFTVSPMYFEIKKWSLLQQTLLHFMTVSTLFFLLAFTIGWIPISMPIILKQMVIFIAIYLISWTIFFLYFKYQEKVLNEHLKRL from the coding sequence ATGAAGACGTTTATTTACCGCAGCTTAATAGGTGTTTTTTTTGGAGGATTCCTTCATGTTTTAATAATCAGTTTAGGAATTCTTCTCTCCCAGGCAGAGACCATCAATGCGGATTTATTTTTGAAGAATGCACTTGGAGTCATCATTTGTGCCTGGTTTTTTACAGTCAGTCCGATGTATTTTGAGATAAAAAAATGGAGTCTGCTTCAGCAAACGCTCCTGCACTTTATGACTGTCAGCACTCTTTTTTTCCTTCTTGCTTTCACAATTGGCTGGATTCCGATCTCTATGCCAATTATATTGAAGCAAATGGTGATATTTATCGCAATCTACCTGATTAGTTGGACAATTTTCTTTCTCTATTTCAAATATCAAGAAAAGGTACTGAATGAGCATTTAAAGCGATTGTAA
- a CDS encoding LytTR family DNA-binding domain-containing protein, whose product MRLILNIDRGFKEKKVIIEAPHLDEEVQGVINAVQEREHPFLVGRKGERQHILHVTDIHLFHSEKDHVEAVTKEESFMIREKLYELEEMLPANRFIRLSKSAIANLYELSHFEASFNGTLCVHFKSGRKEYVSRTYVPAIKGALRMNRRKTK is encoded by the coding sequence ATGAGACTTATCTTAAATATTGATAGGGGATTTAAGGAAAAGAAAGTGATCATTGAGGCACCTCATTTAGATGAAGAGGTGCAAGGAGTCATTAACGCTGTGCAAGAAAGGGAACATCCATTCTTGGTAGGCAGGAAGGGGGAACGGCAGCATATCTTGCATGTTACAGATATTCATCTTTTTCATTCTGAGAAAGATCATGTGGAAGCTGTGACAAAGGAAGAATCTTTCATGATTCGTGAAAAACTGTATGAGCTTGAAGAGATGCTTCCAGCGAATCGCTTTATCCGTCTGTCAAAATCGGCTATCGCCAATTTATATGAGCTAAGCCATTTTGAGGCCTCCTTCAATGGAACTCTCTGTGTCCATTTTAAATCTGGTAGGAAAGAATATGTGTCGAGGACTTATGTTCCAGCAATTAAAGGAGCATTGCGAATGAATAGGAGGAAAACAAAATGA